A genomic window from Thunnus maccoyii chromosome 2, fThuMac1.1, whole genome shotgun sequence includes:
- the LOC121888709 gene encoding uncharacterized protein LOC121888709 — protein MVAEGELMKTKQSARSSRQKAHLQRLRKHHHECLSKDREFANHLTQPLRRANKGGRTLSPPEVSSELHAASKSLLLGSPNQEEETSSLSSLSEVSSEIPLDLSTPKSSHSDANDDPDVPPLRRTDSIFLTKEHLEQMSKVSDGSDATQNQTCATDVVVGSLRSKRRWRAESDSGDPKTETSMRRWSSEEVHAVEKTLMAFIEASKVPRKSDCLACITASPEALKRRSWTMVKSYVRNRFIATLYVSTRKTN, from the exons ACAGAGTGCACGATCCAGCAGGCAGAAAGCACACTTGCAACGCCTGAGGAAGCATCATCATGAATGCTTATCCAAGGACAGGGAGTTTGCAAATCACCTAACACAG CCCTTACGAAGAGCAAACAAAGGTGGGAGGACCTTATCACCACCAGAGGTTTCATCTGAGTTACATGCAGCTTCCAAGAGTTTG CTGTTAGGAAGTCCAAACCAAGAGGAGGAGACCTCATCACTATCATCACTGTCAGAAGTTTCATCTGAG ATACCCCTGGATTTGAGCACCCCTAAAAGCTCACACTCTGATGCTAATGATGACCCAGATGTACCACCCCTGAGAAGAACTGACAGCATATTT ctcACCAAAGAACACCTTGAACAGATGTCCAAGGTGTCTGATGGATCAGATGCGACTCAAAATCAGACCTGCGCTACAGATGTGGTAGTTG GATCCTTAAGATCTAAGAGAAGATGGCGAGCTGAGTCTGACAGCGGTGACCCTAAAACAG AAACCTCAATGAGGAGGTGGTCGTCTGAAGAGGTACACGCTGTGGAAAAGACACTAATGGCCTTCATAGAAGCAAGTAAAGTACCACGAAAGTCAGATTGTCTTGCCTGCATTACGGCTTCACCAGAAGCACTTAAAAGACGAAGCTGGACGATGGTAAAAAGCTATGTTAGAAATCGTTTCATTGCCACTCTTTATGTAAGTACAAGAAAAACTAACTGA